TTCGGCTACAACCGCCTCGTGTCCGATCTGCGGTGCGTGCCGATCATGCAAAACCTCGGCTGCCCGGTCGTTTACGATCCCACGCACCTCATCCGCATCTACGGCCTGCCATCCGACGATCCGCGCGGCGGCGAGCCGGAGTTTGTTCCCATGCTCACCCGCGCGGCGGTCGCCGCGGGCGTCAACGCGCTTTTCATCGAGACGCACCTCGACGTCACGAAGGCGAAGTGCGACGCGGTGTCGATGCTGCGTTTCGACCTGCTCGAAAAGCTGCTGCCGCAGGTGGTGGAACTCGCCCGCCTCGTCCGCGAGTGGGGCGAGGACGCGCCGCACCTGCTGCGCACGGATTTTTCGACGGGCAAGGTCTGCGAGGTGTGAGAGGGGAGCGCCGGTGTCCACACCGGCACATCGCCGCGCTGTTTCAGTTCGTCAAAACCCGGCCGACGGCAAACGCCAAGTCCTTTTGATTAGATGTTATCCCGCACGCAACGAACAAGAAATCCAACATCCCCTTCCCCGTCGTCTCCAATTTCGCTACTCATAATTCGTCCGGACACAAATGAAACAATCCAGTTGGCAGAAGACGTATCCGATCTTCTCGTCGACGACCAAAATCTCCCGCATGGGTTACTCACTTCTTGTGGGCTATAACAACCATCTGTCGGCCCGTTGTTCTCGTCACAACCGCCACACGCATCATTTTCACAATTGCCGTAATTGTAACACTCATCAGTTACGTTACATTCTCCGCCCGACTCGGTGGCAGGACAGCCTCTGATCAACGTCCGAAGCTCCGAGATCGTCGGGACGCGCCAATCGGAATACCCACCGACGGCCAGCGCTTCGCAATAGTCTGTTACTTCCGCTCCTCGTCGATTGTCGCAGGTATTTCCCGTCTGCCAAATGAGTCCGGACGAGGAATCCTGCCACGGTTCGCCCTCGTTCATCCCGTCCTGACAAGGATCCTCGCTGTCGTCATCGCCGTCATGGTCATCGTCACTGATGTCGTCGTCACTGGTTTCGTCATCGTCCGCCGCGTCATCGTCGGAATCGTCGTCCGAATCGCACGCGACAGGTAACACCAGGCCTGCGATCGCGAATATCGCGACTCCTATCGCTAAATTTCTCATTTGAAACTCCTCCTAATGGTCGACTCCGTTAAAATCCGCCCAAGTATCCCAAATAGAAAAACTTTTGCCAAAATCGATGGCCGCACTTCGCAAATCAATATATACATCGAACCAATCTTCCGGATCGGAGAGATTATATATTTGAGCGATATCGCCGACCGAATAGCCACGATTGGAATACATTTCCCACCAAAAATGGGTCCAGTCCCATTCCATTCCATAACCATCGTAATCGAAGAGACACGAATAATCCTCCATCCAATGATTTTCAACTGCACAAGAATCTCCATCGTCGTTATAGTCGCAATTATTGTCACCCTCATAATTCCAAGCCGCGACCATATAGAAATCGGCAAAGCCCTCCCAAGCGGCGCAACTTTGATGTTCTACGCACTTGTTGCAATGCGAGGTCGCACCGGTATCGCCATTGCTGCAATCCTCACTGTCATTAATATAAAATGAACAATCGCTTACGCTCTCGTCATTGCCCTTTTTTGTATAAGCTATTTCATGCCCTGTCTCGTGAGCAATGGTAGATTTTCTGTCGCGGTCATCCAACGAAAGCATAATTCTGTGATCTCCGCCATTAGTTTGAAAGCAGGATGACCCGGTGCTTGGACACGGATCCGTGAAATAGGTGATGTCGAGATTCGACAGTCCGCCGGGGCGTCTATTGACAGTCCAGCCCGCCGCCGCGAGAATATTCGACACCTTGAAGTTGTAGTTGTATTGATGGGTGAAAGGGAAGGGACCGTCACCGGGCGGGTTCCAATTGGGGTGTACCACCTGCGCATGAATAATGGGGTTGTCAATATTGTCGTAAACGCGAATCACGTTTCCGTCGACCAACAACGCTTCGGCATACACTTTGATTTCGAAATCATGTGCCGAGTTCAAGGCCAATGTCGGCGTGCAATTGACGTCATCTGTAAAGTAATTGAACATCGGGATATTAGAATCATTATCCCAAACCAAGACGTGAGGCCGGATCGCGATATAGTCATGTGGCGAGGATGAGGCGTAGAAATCCCCCATGGCCCAGTCGGTGAAGTGAGTTTCGTATTTGATGCAGATTTTGACATCATCGGTGGCCCAGGAAGAATTGAAGCCCAAAAGGAGGACAGCGGTCAGAACCAGAAAATGAAATTTCTGGTGGCGATGTATTGTCATTGCGCTCCTCCGTCGAGCGTTGGTTCGTTTACCGGATCTACGTCGTCTTCAACAGGAGGATCGATATCCGGTCCGATATCGTCAATGATTTCCCCGACCGGAGTCCGCGCAAGAATACGACTGACGACTTCTTGACCTTCAGGCGTCGTAAACCCGTAGGGGTAAAGCCGGTCCCTCGTTTCCGTATCCATGACTTCGTACGCGCGGGAGTCCCGATTGTAAGCAACGAACCGGACGGGCAGAAGCTGCGAATGGTAGGCGCCGGTCTCGGCGTGCTGTGCACGCACGTTGCCGAGGAGTTTGGTCGTGTATTCCAACTGCTTGGAGTGCAGTTCCAGTCCGGATTTCACGTTGACGGGAATGACGACATCGGATCCGGCGGCCACT
This region of Deltaproteobacteria bacterium genomic DNA includes:
- a CDS encoding DUF1566 domain-containing protein, with protein sequence MRNLAIGVAIFAIAGLVLPVACDSDDDSDDDAADDDETSDDDISDDDHDGDDDSEDPCQDGMNEGEPWQDSSSGLIWQTGNTCDNRRGAEVTDYCEALAVGGYSDWRVPTISELRTLIRGCPATESGGECNVTDECYNYGNCENDACGGCDENNGPTDGCYSPQEVSNPCGRFWSSTRRSDTSSANWIVSFVSGRIMSSEIGDDGEGDVGFLVRCVRDNI